From the genome of Gracilinanus agilis isolate LMUSP501 chromosome 2, AgileGrace, whole genome shotgun sequence, one region includes:
- the LOC123235638 gene encoding protocadherin beta-15-like, producing MKLKRQVICLVILLCVGEARSANRRFSVAEEMEIGSFVVNIAKSLKLEVGELSARAARVLSEDNQQYFQLNLGTGDLLLREKLDREELCGSTEPCLLPFQILLEKPFQIIPMELRIQDINDNSPAFLETEMLLIIPENTPPGTLFSLKNAADLDVGENNIQNYKIFPSTHFQIHTRSLGEGNKYPELLLDKALDREEHSEMRLTLTALDGGSPPRSGAAEVKVVIMDANDNIPIFTQSRYEVQVSENSLIGSLIVTVSATDLDIGNNGQLSYSLFHRSEEISKTFEVNQNSGEVRIRKKLDFETIQSYEVEIEATDGGGLSGKCTVLVQVTDVNDNPPELTISSLSNPISENLPETLVAVFKTRDRDSGDNGKMICSIQDNLPFLLKPSVDNFYTLLTERELDRENRAEYNITITVMDLGTPRLKTEHNITILVSDVNDNSPVFTQTIYTLYFQENNSPALHIGSVSASDRDSGTNAKVTYSLLTSEISDLPLFSYISINSDNGHLYILRSLDYEAIQTFQFTVRATDGGSPGLSSQALVQVVVQDENDNTPFVLYPLQNGTAPCNDLVPRAAEPGYLVTKVVAVDGDSGQNSWLSYQLLKATDPGLFTVWAHNGEVHTARPITDKDAIKQRLLVLVKDNGEPSLSTEATLNVLLVDGFSEPYVKLSDVTNDNIMADSLTFYLVISLASISFLFLFSITLFIAIYLLRKKKSAGDSGYFGSNGPYPNHLVDVSHSGTLSQSYQYEICLTSGSGPMSSNF from the coding sequence ATGAAGCTTAAAAGGCAAGTGATATGTCTTGTTATCTTATTGTGCGTTGGTGAGGCTCGCTCAGCAAACAGGAGGTTTTCTGTAGCGGAGGAAATGGAGATTGGTTCCTTTGTGGTAAATATAGCAAAAAGCCTGAAGCTGGAGGTGGGGGAGCTGTCTGCCAGGGCGGCTCGTGTCCTCTCAGAGGACAATCAACAATATTTTCAGCTTAACCTGGGGACTGGAGATCTGCTCCTAAGGGAGAAACTGGACCGGGAGGAGCTTTGCGGTTCCACGGAGCCCTGTTTGTTACCTTTCCAGATCTTACTGGAAAAGCCCTTTCAGATTATTCCTATGGAGCTCCGGATCCAAGATATAAATGACAATTCACCCGCTTTCTTAGAAACTGAAATGCTTCTGATAATCCCTGAGAATACCCCACCAGGAACTCTATTTTCTCTAAAAAACGCTGCGGATTTGGATGTAGGGGAGAATAACATTCAGAACTACAAGATTTTTCCCAGTACCCATTTCCAAATTCACACTCGCTCCCTCGGTGAAGGCAATAAATATCCAGAACTACTATTGGACAAAGCTCTGGATCGGGAGGAGCATTCTGAGATGAGATTAACCCTTACAGCTTTAGATGGTGGGTCCCCGCCAAGGTCTGGGGCAGCGGAAGTGAAGGTTGTAATAATGGACGCCAATGACAATATCCCGATATTTACCCAGTCCCGATATGAAGTTCAGGTCTCTGAAAACAGCCTCATTGGCTCTCTGATTGTCACGGTTTCTGCTACAGATTTGGACATAGGAAATAATGGACAATTATCATATTCACTTTTTCATCGTTCTGAAGAAATTAGCAAAACGTTTGAAGTAAATCAGAACTCGGGAGAAGtgaggataagaaaaaaattggatttcGAGACAATTCAATCATATGAGGTGGAAATTGAAGCCACAGATGGTGGAGGTCTTTCTGGAAAATGCACTGTTTTGGTCCAAGTGACAGATGTGAACGACAATCCCCCAGAACTCACCATATCTTCATTGAGCAACCCTATATCTGAAAATTTGCCTGAGACACTGGTCGCTGTGTTCAAAACACGAGATCGTGACTCAGGAGATAACGGGAAAATGATTTGCTCTATCCAAGATAATCTCCCCTTCCTTCTGAAACCATCTGTAGATAATTTCTACACTCTGTTAACCGAGAGAGAACTGGATAGAGAGAATAGGGCTGAATACAACATCACCATTACTGTCATGGATTTAGGGACACCAAGATTGAAAACTGAACACAACATCACCATCCTGGTCTCTGATGTCAATGACAATTCCCCGGTATTTACTCAGACAATTTATACACTCTACTTCCAAGAGAACAACAGCCCTGCCCTCCACATTGGCAGTGTCAGTGCCAGTGACAGAGACTCAGGGACCAATGCCAAAGTCACCTATTCACTACTAACTTCTGAAATCAGTGACTTACCCCTCTTCTCCTACATTTCCATCAATTCAGACAATGGCCATCTCTACATCTTGAGATCCCTGGATTATGAAGCCATTCAAACTTTCCAATTCACTGTAAGAGCAACTGATGGTGGCTCCCCAGGCCTAAGCAGCCAGGCTCTGGTTCAGGTTGTGGTCCAGGATGAGAATGACAACACTCCCTTTGTGCTATATCCATTGCAGAATGGCACTGCTCCCTGCAATGATCTGGTACCCAGGGCAGCAGAACCAGGTTACCTAGTGACCAAGGTAGTTGCTGTGGATGGAGACTCAGGGCAGAATTCCTGGCTTTCCTACCAGCTGCTCAAGGCCACAGACCCAGGACTCTTCACTGTGTGGGCCCACAATGGGGAAGTGCACACTGCAAGGCCTATTACTGACAAAGATGCCATCAAGCAGAGGCTTCTGGTGCTGGTGAAGGACAATGGGGAGCCATCTCTGTCCACAGAAGCTACACTAAATGTGCTCCTAGTAGATGGTTTCTCTGAGCCCTATGTGAAGCTCTCTGATGTAACTAATGACAATATTATGGCTGACTCTCTTACATTCTATTTAGTCATTTctctagcctcaatttcctttctcttcttattctccATTACACTGTTCATTGCAATATATTTgttgaggaaaaagaagagtgcTGGAGATAGTGGCTATTTTGGTTCAAATGGACCATACCCTAACCATTTAGTGGACGTCAGTCATTCTGGTACCTTGTCCCAGAGTTACCAGTATGAAATATGTCTGACTAGTGGATCTGGACCAATGAGTTCAAATTTCTGA